In one window of Acetomicrobium thermoterrenum DSM 13490 DNA:
- the tpx gene encoding thiol peroxidase gives MERKGVVTMHGNPITLIGPELKVGDKAPDFTVIDQDMKEVKKSDFANKIKVISVTPSLDTSVCDVQAHRFEEEATSLPDDVVVLNISMDLPFAIKRFCTSGNIKKVIALSDHRDASFGTNWGVLIKELRLLARSVFIADKNDVIRYVQIVPEATNHPDYDAALKALKELIK, from the coding sequence TTGGAAAGAAAAGGTGTAGTTACCATGCACGGCAACCCAATTACCCTAATAGGCCCTGAGCTGAAAGTGGGAGACAAAGCCCCGGATTTCACGGTCATAGATCAAGACATGAAGGAAGTCAAAAAATCCGACTTCGCAAATAAGATTAAAGTCATATCCGTAACGCCTTCTCTCGATACATCCGTGTGCGATGTTCAAGCCCACAGGTTTGAGGAAGAGGCCACATCTCTGCCCGACGATGTAGTCGTTCTCAACATATCCATGGACCTTCCCTTCGCAATAAAGAGATTTTGCACTTCAGGGAACATAAAGAAGGTCATTGCTCTGTCAGATCACAGAGATGCCTCTTTTGGTACAAATTGGGGCGTCCTGATTAAAGAACTGCGGCTCCTTGCAAGATCAGTTTTTATAGCGGACAAAAACGACGTTATTCGCTACGTCCAAATTGTCCCGGAGGCCACAAACCATCCGGATTACGACGCCGCATTAAAGGCACTAAAAGAGCTAATAAAGTAA
- the buk gene encoding butyrate kinase, whose protein sequence is MISPKILAINPGSTSTKIAFFEGDRESWRETQRYDIDVLKRFSGIIEQENFRLEEIKRSLRAHGTKLEEVDAFVGRGGLLHPIPAGTYAINDLMLEEMRACKYGVHASNLGAILAHNLAKEAGDKPCFIVDPVVVDELCDEARISGFPEIERKSIFHALNQKATARRAAEEMGKKYEETRLIVAHLGGGISVGAHLYGRVVDVNNALDGEGPFSPERAGTLPVGQLVNYCYSGKCTLEEMQKKLVGQGGLVAHLGTNDAREVEKRIAEGDAKAELVYNAMAYQVAKTIAEYSAVLSGQVDGIIITGSIAYSNKFVDMVTKRVSFIAPIFIYPGEDEMLALAQGALRVLTGEEEAKTYAY, encoded by the coding sequence ATGATATCGCCGAAGATATTAGCAATCAATCCGGGTTCGACCAGTACGAAGATCGCTTTTTTCGAAGGGGACAGGGAAAGTTGGCGCGAAACCCAAAGATATGACATCGATGTCCTGAAACGTTTCAGTGGAATCATAGAACAGGAAAACTTCAGGTTAGAGGAGATAAAAAGGTCTTTGAGGGCTCATGGCACCAAGTTAGAGGAGGTCGATGCCTTCGTAGGCCGCGGAGGTTTGTTGCATCCGATTCCTGCAGGTACATATGCGATCAACGATCTTATGTTGGAAGAGATGCGCGCCTGTAAATACGGCGTGCATGCAAGCAACCTTGGTGCAATCCTCGCCCACAATTTGGCCAAGGAAGCGGGCGACAAACCCTGTTTTATTGTCGATCCCGTAGTCGTGGATGAGCTGTGCGATGAGGCAAGGATATCAGGTTTTCCGGAAATTGAGCGAAAATCCATCTTTCATGCCTTAAATCAAAAAGCGACGGCCAGAAGAGCGGCAGAGGAAATGGGAAAGAAGTACGAAGAGACCAGGTTGATAGTAGCGCATCTCGGCGGAGGAATATCCGTGGGAGCTCATTTGTACGGTAGGGTGGTGGATGTCAATAATGCCTTGGACGGAGAGGGGCCCTTCTCGCCGGAAAGGGCGGGGACCCTTCCGGTAGGGCAGTTGGTCAATTATTGCTACAGCGGCAAGTGCACGCTGGAGGAAATGCAAAAAAAGCTGGTGGGCCAAGGCGGATTGGTTGCCCATCTGGGGACTAACGATGCGCGCGAAGTCGAAAAAAGGATAGCCGAGGGTGACGCCAAAGCTGAGTTGGTCTATAATGCAATGGCATATCAGGTTGCTAAAACTATCGCTGAGTATTCAGCCGTTCTTTCAGGCCAGGTCGATGGAATAATTATCACCGGAAGCATTGCCTATAGCAATAAATTCGTAGACATGGTCACCAAACGCGTAAGCTTCATTGCTCCTATCTTTATATATCCCGGCGAGGATGAGATGCTTGCCCTTGCGCAGGGAGCTTTAAGAGTGCTGACGGGAGAAGAAGAAGCAAAAACATATGCCTATTAG